The region TAGATATGAGGCAAATTCAAATGTTTTTGGTTTAAAATTAAATGAAAATATATCTTTAAATGTAGATGAGTCCGATTTAAAAAACGATAATTCAAATTTTAATTTTAAAATAATATCTCTGACTCAAATTTTTGTAGATGAGACAAATTTAGAAAATAGGCTTGACTCAAACGATATAACTCCGATTAAAGGCAAAACATTTTCAACAACTTATAGTAATCAAATAGTGATGCTGCCTAAAAATATAGTTTTTGCTCCGTCTTTTAAGTCAAAGCCTCGTGCGCCTGAGGCTACGTTTGGAGTTGTTATAGGAAGTAGCGATATAGATGATGAAAAAAATACTATCCACACCGATCAATTCGGTCGTGTTAAAGTAAGAATAAATGCATTTTCCACTCAAGAAAGTATTGATAATATAGAGTTTATAAACGGCAAAGCAACCGGTAATTTAAAAAATACAAACGATTATTCTAGAAGTGCGTATTTGAGGGTTATAACTCCTATAGCTAGCAATAATTCAGGCTTTTTTGCTATACCTAGGATAGGAGACGAGGTTGTGGTATCGTTTTTAGAAAATGATATAGATAAGCCTATCGTAAGCGGAAGCTTATATAACTCATACAACCCGCCGCTTCCAAGCTTGCCTACCAACTATCATCAAACTACCATTAGTTCAAAAACTATAGGAGTGAATGAGGGCGGTAGAAATGAAATAACGCTTTCAAATATAAAAGATAAAGAGCAAATTTACCTAAAAGCCGAAAAAGACTATGATGAACTTGTTCAGCATAACTTTACTCAAACTATCGAAAACAATAAAAGCTCTAAAGTTATAGGGACATATACCGAAAGAATAAAGCAAGCCCATATCCAGACTATAGATTTAGCTAAAAATGTTAATGTAGGAGCAGAGTATTTAACTACGGTAGGTCTTTCAAGAGATACTCTCGTAGGTCTTTCCAATACTTTAAATGTAGGTGTTGATAATAAAATAAGGGTAGGCAAAGATAGTTCCGAAGATGTGGGCAATAATAAAACTATAGAGATAAGAGGAAATTTAGATAGGATAATTCATCAAGATGAAACAAATATCGTAAAGCAAGCTAAAAGAGATATTATAGAGGGAAGTTATGAATTTAATGCTTCTCAAGGAATTAATTATTATACAAAAGAGCATATGGTATTTCAGGCCGATAATTATACTGAAATAAAGTCAAACGGAAATTTGACTATAGACACCGATTCTCAGCATACGGAAGTGGCAGAGTCCAAATTTTCGGAGATAAAGACAAACTATGAGATGGACGCAGGAAATAAAATAATACATAAAGTAGGCAGTTCTGAAATTTATATTAATGGTAGTAGCGTGATAATAAAAGCAGGCGGAGTCGATGTTGTGATAGATTCAAGCGGACTAACCGTAATGGGAGGCCATATAAAGGCTGAATGATTGAGAGTTTATTGTAAATTTGTATGTTATATAAATTTATGTAGCCACAGTAAAATAACAAAATTCATTGTTGTTTGTTGAATTTTAATTATTGCTTGTTGAGGAATAAAATGCATAAGATAGTTTTATTATTAGTTTCGTTTTTAAATATTTTAAGCGCAGAATTTGGTAGTCCCGGCTTTGATTGCGGTAAGGCAAAGACAAAAGTAGAAAAGACAATATGTGGCAATCAAGAACTTATAAAATTAGACAATGATATGAATATCGCCTTTAGTATATTGATGGGTAAATATGATTTGGCGTATATGAATGAAAATTCTAGAGAAAAAATTAAGCCTTTTTTGAAGATTATAAAAAAAGATCAGATTAATTGGCTAAAAAATAGAGATAAATGCGAAAAAGCTAAAGATATAGTATTTTGTGTAAAAAATAAATATGAATATAGAATAAAGAATTTTTTTGCAGGATACGATCCAAAAGAAGGAATTATAATAAATCATAAAAATAGACTTAATGATCTATGTCTTAATTATTTAACTCAAAAGCTTTGGATGGATTCTCCTGCGCCCGTCAATAAAGACAATCATTCTTTTGATAAGAATGAAAAATTTTATAACAGCATATTTGCAGATTTTAAAAATCCGTTCCTTAAAGCTAGGTTATCAGGCGGTAACAAAGCAAAAGAAGAATCTTATAAAAAAGATAAGATAAAAAATAATTTCATTTATACAAATTTAGAATACACTTCTTTCAATAGAGCTGTTATGTGTATAAATGTAGAGGGCAAAAATGAAGATATTTACAATCTATATAGCGGAACTTTTAGACCTTATTGCGTGTCTTATATGAATAAATTTATTGATTTATACCAATCCGAACCTGACAAACTTTATCCTGTAGAATACGAAGAAACACTAAAAGAATTTGGACAAAAAGGGAAAGAGGTCGATACTGATTACAAAGAATTTGATGCAGCGTTGATTAAAAAGATTATAAAAAATCACGGAAATTTTGCAAATGGAGTGTATCAGAAATTGCCGGAAGAAAATTTTCCTGTAGATCTTGAAATACTCTCTTTACGAGATAGTATAGTAACTCTTTATGCTAGCTATCAGGAGGAAGATAGGTATAAATTTGGTGTATATGATCAAGACAATAATAAAAAAGAAGAATATTTGCCGGGGCTTATAGTATCTGATCCTTTTTTCTTTAGAGTTTATGGTTTTAAGTATTCTTATAGTGATCCTAAGCTTTTATGTAGATTGCCGATACAAAGCAGGTTTATTGATATAAATGATACTCAAATTATAAAGTCATATTTTAATCAATTTAAAGGACTTTAATGCCACTCAATGAAAGAAACGCCAAAAATTTTTTTAACGATTTAAGAAATTCCATAAAGGATTCAGAAGGTGATGAAGATAATCCATATTATGATACCGTAGGTAAAGCTACTATAGGATATGGGTTTAATATAGAAATTTTTAAAAATTTAAAAATAGTCTGTAGCGCGATATATAATGATCCGTATATGTCGGATTTAGAAACAAGAGGTCTTTTAAGCGTAATTAATAAGACATCTCCTAAAACCAATGAAGTCTTAAATAGCAA is a window of Campylobacter sp. CCUG 57310 DNA encoding:
- a CDS encoding lysozyme inhibitor LprI family protein, which codes for MHKIVLLLVSFLNILSAEFGSPGFDCGKAKTKVEKTICGNQELIKLDNDMNIAFSILMGKYDLAYMNENSREKIKPFLKIIKKDQINWLKNRDKCEKAKDIVFCVKNKYEYRIKNFFAGYDPKEGIIINHKNRLNDLCLNYLTQKLWMDSPAPVNKDNHSFDKNEKFYNSIFADFKNPFLKARLSGGNKAKEESYKKDKIKNNFIYTNLEYTSFNRAVMCINVEGKNEDIYNLYSGTFRPYCVSYMNKFIDLYQSEPDKLYPVEYEETLKEFGQKGKEVDTDYKEFDAALIKKIIKNHGNFANGVYQKLPEENFPVDLEILSLRDSIVTLYASYQEEDRYKFGVYDQDNNKKEEYLPGLIVSDPFFFRVYGFKYSYSDPKLLCRLPIQSRFIDINDTQIIKSYFNQFKGL